The following coding sequences are from one Desulfosporosinus orientis DSM 765 window:
- a CDS encoding radical SAM protein yields MKDIVELVFHPSPSIERLYLELTNRCNLSCEMCYRQRWHEPLGDMSTEIISSIAGETAVFPDLKEVILGGIGEPTIADNFRQAVELFAPRYEITVTTNGTTLNENMIEFLLSRGVARIALSVDSTDVQTFAAIRHENVQGLLESTRQIAKQRVMGRPEIIWEFVAMKSTLPYLHETVRQAGQLGVNRILVSHILPMREELKAETLYHPMLPEYERSFQTAFLLGLAKGVEVILPKSELKTERYCKFVETQSAIVRWDGQVSPCYRFLHSYPEYVFGRYKQIDAHSFGSLREQSLLKIWTSPEFMSYRYNVLHGEYASCPDCQWVEGCDMVLRADMDCLGHSPACGDCLWGRGITVCP; encoded by the coding sequence ATGAAAGATATCGTTGAATTAGTTTTTCATCCTTCCCCTTCGATAGAACGCCTTTACCTGGAGTTGACCAATCGCTGCAATTTGTCTTGTGAAATGTGTTACCGTCAGAGATGGCACGAACCTCTGGGTGATATGTCGACAGAGATTATAAGTTCTATCGCAGGTGAGACAGCTGTTTTTCCTGATCTTAAGGAAGTGATTCTGGGAGGAATCGGTGAACCCACGATTGCAGATAATTTTCGTCAAGCTGTGGAGCTATTCGCACCAAGGTATGAAATTACCGTAACCACGAACGGGACTACGTTGAACGAGAATATGATTGAATTTTTGCTTTCGCGTGGTGTAGCTCGAATCGCCTTGTCAGTAGATTCAACTGATGTACAGACGTTTGCTGCCATCCGGCATGAAAATGTACAAGGCCTCTTGGAGAGCACACGTCAGATAGCTAAACAGAGGGTTATGGGGAGACCTGAGATCATTTGGGAATTCGTAGCTATGAAAAGCACTCTTCCATATTTGCACGAAACCGTGCGCCAGGCGGGACAACTGGGAGTAAATCGAATCCTCGTTTCCCATATTCTGCCTATGCGCGAAGAGTTGAAGGCGGAAACCCTTTATCACCCTATGCTTCCTGAGTATGAGCGAAGCTTCCAAACAGCTTTTTTATTGGGATTGGCAAAAGGTGTGGAAGTAATTTTACCTAAAAGCGAGTTAAAAACAGAACGATATTGTAAGTTTGTGGAAACTCAAAGCGCTATTGTACGCTGGGATGGTCAAGTTTCTCCCTGTTATCGGTTTTTACATTCCTATCCAGAGTATGTCTTCGGAAGGTATAAGCAGATTGACGCTCACAGTTTTGGTTCACTCAGAGAGCAATCTTTGCTAAAAATCTGGACTTCTCCTGAATTCATGAGTTATCGTTACAATGTTCTGCACGGAGAATATGCTTCTTGTCCTGATTGTCAGTGGGTTGAAGGGTGCGACATGGTTCTTCGGGCAGATATGGATTGCTTAGGTCACTCTCCGGCTTGCGGAGATTGTCTTTGGGGACGGGGAATAACCGTTTGTCCATGA
- a CDS encoding CobW family GTP-binding protein has protein sequence MTQLILLTGFLGTGKTTLMERLLHYYEDSPVGVIVNEFGEINIDARLLEDDGIIMRELSNGSIFCSCIKENFIKALIDMSSQNFEYLFIEASGLADPGNMQQILQTIDQYTVHPYHYSGSICVLDGEAFLELNDLLPAVRNQLTHAGVVLVNKEDLISPAIKDEIQTEVRNANIHAPIYFTSYCNMDINTLVMNLQPSKSAGKDSTNTPENRPQTYIVKVLPSVTMKELQGFLNFVAPYTYRMKGFVTVGDTNYSVSCVRSHMMIMPWTSDIPASEIVLISAVGIGLTGAIADAINMNAHKSIKL, from the coding sequence ATGACACAGCTGATCCTGCTTACAGGCTTTCTAGGTACGGGAAAAACCACGCTTATGGAGCGCTTGCTTCATTACTATGAGGACAGCCCTGTGGGGGTTATTGTCAACGAATTCGGTGAAATCAATATCGATGCCCGTTTGCTGGAAGATGACGGAATTATTATGCGTGAGTTATCCAACGGCTCAATATTCTGTTCCTGCATCAAAGAGAATTTCATCAAGGCTCTTATCGATATGTCGTCCCAAAACTTCGAATATCTGTTTATCGAAGCATCCGGACTGGCTGATCCTGGTAACATGCAGCAGATTCTGCAGACAATCGACCAATACACCGTTCATCCGTACCACTATTCAGGTTCTATATGTGTTTTAGACGGCGAAGCTTTTCTCGAATTGAACGATCTTCTTCCGGCAGTAAGGAACCAGTTGACCCATGCGGGGGTTGTTCTTGTAAATAAAGAAGATTTGATTTCTCCCGCAATTAAGGACGAAATCCAGACCGAAGTACGGAACGCCAATATCCATGCCCCTATATATTTTACCAGTTACTGCAATATGGATATCAATACATTAGTCATGAATTTGCAGCCATCAAAATCGGCGGGCAAAGACAGCACCAATACACCGGAAAACAGGCCGCAGACATATATCGTCAAGGTTCTGCCCTCTGTTACAATGAAAGAACTTCAGGGTTTTCTGAATTTCGTTGCGCCCTATACTTATCGTATGAAAGGTTTTGTAACTGTGGGAGATACCAATTATTCTGTGAGCTGTGTGCGCTCTCATATGATGATCATGCCATGGACCAGTGATATTCCAGCTTCCGAAATAGTACTTATTTCCGCTGTTGGGATAGGCTTGACTGGGGCCATAGCTGACGCGATAAACATGAATGCTCACAAATCAATAAAGCTATAA
- a CDS encoding uroporphyrinogen decarboxylase family protein, which produces MGKELLMKVLNHEDTNGQLPWIPFAGVHAGKLKGYSGREILTDSAKLIECLREVHKLYQPDGMPITFDLQLEAEILGCELMWADYNPPSVVSHLFDKEKGIPCKCKFPTPESGRIPIVLEAMRVMKEEIGDDTALYGLICGPLTLASHLRGSDFFKDMRKDPDYVVQLTSFCAEYAQKMADLYIDAGMDVIAVVDPLVSQISPKTFANLLHEPFKAVFDYIRLKGVKSSFFVCGNASYQIKVMCDTHPDSIAVDENVDMVAAKAITDQYNIALSGNIPLTTTMLFGTQQDNIKGVLDLMDSLSNKQNLIISPGCDMPYDVPLENTVACALAVHHPEDARAMVVDYSASGFDDIEIEIPNYSAMDKVYIELFTLDPEQCAACTYMVKSVTDIYDEIKDMADYVVYKYFIKEDIARTAKMGLKNLPTMCVDGESVYISIIPDRDELIAEITKRYNAKHNK; this is translated from the coding sequence ATGGGTAAAGAATTGCTAATGAAGGTGTTGAATCACGAGGATACTAACGGACAGCTTCCCTGGATTCCTTTCGCGGGTGTCCACGCAGGAAAGCTAAAGGGTTATTCAGGAAGAGAAATCTTAACTGATTCCGCCAAATTGATCGAATGTCTGCGGGAAGTACACAAGCTATATCAACCGGACGGTATGCCAATTACATTTGACTTGCAGCTGGAAGCCGAAATTCTTGGTTGTGAGCTTATGTGGGCTGATTACAATCCCCCCTCTGTTGTGTCTCACCTGTTCGACAAAGAAAAAGGGATTCCCTGCAAATGCAAATTTCCGACTCCGGAATCCGGACGAATACCCATTGTTTTGGAAGCAATGCGCGTGATGAAAGAAGAAATTGGCGATGATACCGCGCTTTACGGGCTGATCTGCGGACCATTAACACTCGCCTCCCATCTTCGCGGAAGCGACTTTTTTAAAGATATGAGAAAAGATCCTGATTACGTCGTACAGCTCACGTCCTTTTGTGCCGAGTATGCTCAGAAAATGGCCGACTTATATATTGATGCCGGCATGGATGTGATCGCCGTCGTTGACCCATTGGTCAGCCAGATTTCCCCGAAGACATTTGCAAATCTGCTCCACGAGCCCTTCAAAGCCGTCTTTGATTATATCCGGCTGAAAGGCGTAAAGTCTTCCTTTTTTGTCTGCGGCAATGCCTCTTATCAAATAAAAGTGATGTGTGATACCCATCCGGATTCCATTGCAGTGGACGAAAACGTAGATATGGTTGCCGCCAAAGCAATTACCGATCAGTATAACATTGCGCTGAGTGGTAACATTCCCCTTACAACCACAATGCTTTTCGGTACCCAACAAGATAATATAAAGGGCGTTCTGGACTTGATGGACAGCCTCAGCAACAAACAGAACCTCATAATCAGTCCCGGGTGTGATATGCCCTATGATGTGCCTTTAGAAAACACAGTTGCCTGTGCTTTGGCTGTCCATCATCCTGAAGACGCCCGTGCCATGGTTGTCGACTATTCCGCAAGCGGCTTTGACGATATTGAAATCGAGATTCCCAATTACTCAGCCATGGATAAAGTATATATCGAACTGTTTACACTGGATCCTGAACAATGTGCCGCTTGCACCTATATGGTGAAAAGTGTCACCGACATTTATGATGAGATTAAAGATATGGCTGACTACGTTGTATATAAGTACTTTATCAAAGAGGACATTGCCAGAACCGCAAAAATGGGACTGAAAAATCTTCCCACTATGTGCGTTGACGGGGAAAGTGTGTACATTTCCATCATTCCCGACCGAGATGAATTGATCGCCGAGATAACCAAACGCTACAATGCAAAGCACAACAAATAA
- a CDS encoding corrinoid protein, with protein MSEEIYAKLKQSIVEMDSDLAEEAANEALEAGLDPVECISSGLAKGMAVMSDLFDEGEAFVPDLMMASEAFEIAVGILTSKLSDEEKHKTSFGKVIIHTVQGDIHDIGKNIVSTMFSANNFEVFDLGRDVPVPLVIEKAEEYGVDLICGSALMTTTMASMKDIINLLKEDGIRDKYIVMFGGAPVSAKWVSEIGADGYTDSAADVVAVAKDLIAKKRGAA; from the coding sequence TTGAGCGAAGAGATTTATGCTAAACTCAAACAATCGATTGTGGAAATGGATAGCGATTTAGCAGAAGAAGCAGCTAATGAAGCACTTGAAGCAGGCCTTGATCCGGTTGAGTGTATTAGCTCGGGCCTTGCCAAAGGCATGGCGGTTATGAGTGACTTGTTCGATGAAGGCGAGGCTTTTGTTCCTGATTTGATGATGGCTTCCGAGGCCTTCGAAATCGCAGTCGGTATCTTGACCAGTAAACTGTCTGACGAGGAGAAACATAAGACTTCTTTTGGTAAAGTCATTATTCACACAGTCCAGGGAGATATTCACGATATTGGCAAGAACATAGTCAGCACTATGTTTTCAGCGAACAACTTTGAAGTATTTGACCTGGGACGTGACGTGCCGGTTCCGTTAGTTATTGAAAAGGCAGAAGAATACGGCGTGGATCTTATCTGCGGTTCCGCCCTTATGACGACAACAATGGCGTCCATGAAGGATATCATCAATCTTCTCAAGGAAGACGGAATTCGTGATAAATACATCGTCATGTTTGGAGGCGCTCCTGTATCAGCAAAGTGGGTTAGTGAAATCGGAGCAGACGGTTACACCGATTCGGCTGCAGATGTCGTTGCAGTGGCCAAAGACCTGATTGCAAAGAAAAGAGGTGCAGCATAA
- a CDS encoding vitamin B12 dependent methionine synthase, translating to MKNHIIRLDKDQGKELAEKNFRDMCGYNRGKPVPQKRIERSLRSLEDVYHQLEIKALISEYEKTCADGINMLLDGKLFTCNALAQIPTEEIEGIYIYLLTVGELNVSEASILNQVYYDMWQNAYMDAGQEILRQYLQGLSCNTGRYVSNNFGPGLYGMDISQLEQFFAILDGEKICLKLLDSGFMSPTKSYAGFFLVTNSKQNFLGNTCENCSSSGKACIYCQAKYNIQ from the coding sequence ATGAAAAATCATATAATTCGTTTAGATAAGGATCAGGGCAAGGAACTTGCGGAAAAGAACTTTAGAGACATGTGCGGGTATAACAGAGGAAAACCTGTACCCCAGAAAAGAATAGAAAGATCATTAAGAAGCTTGGAGGATGTGTACCATCAGCTGGAAATCAAGGCCCTGATTTCAGAATACGAAAAAACTTGTGCTGATGGAATAAATATGCTGCTGGACGGAAAACTGTTTACTTGCAATGCTCTTGCTCAGATTCCCACCGAGGAAATTGAGGGAATATACATCTACCTGTTAACCGTGGGAGAACTAAATGTGAGCGAAGCCAGTATCCTGAATCAAGTTTACTATGATATGTGGCAAAATGCCTACATGGACGCCGGGCAGGAAATATTAAGACAATATTTGCAGGGATTAAGTTGCAATACAGGCAGGTATGTTTCAAATAATTTTGGACCGGGACTTTACGGTATGGATATTTCACAGTTGGAGCAATTTTTTGCCATATTAGATGGCGAGAAAATCTGTTTAAAATTGCTCGACAGTGGTTTTATGTCGCCCACAAAGAGTTATGCCGGGTTCTTTCTGGTCACAAACAGCAAACAAAACTTCCTAGGAAATACTTGCGAGAACTGCTCATCCTCAGGAAAAGCCTGTATCTATTGTCAGGCAAAATACAATATTCAATAG
- a CDS encoding PLP-dependent aminotransferase family protein, whose product MLLLDKNGPFLYEQLFEALRQSIIQGDLKTNDGLKPIRVLSEELHISINTVSRAYQQLLAEGYIRSVQGSGYYVENLLTLPGSSVINRKGLKEAVRESIVPLKYDFNYESIESSIFPWTKWRKYMQYAMLEESSSTKIAYECNKGNVELRKSLCDYINNSRGVKCSWEQIIISAGTQYAMDIISEILQENVHTIGVEDPSFIGMQRIVTNKGYSIKELSMTDQGIDIDDLENSMCQLLYLTPSHQFPTGVTTSLPKRLQILEWAQKNRAYIIENDYDNEFLYGEKPLPSIQSLSTGENVIYLSTLSKVLSPSLRCAYFVLPYKLMEIYEDKYKYYYSALPTYNQKALAYFIRDGHLERHVRKMSLSNRRKYGIFNKVIKEHLADVVKIFPVPAGSHTLIQIPRCSSQEGLITKMRSKGFGIYGTKDYWRNQEKAPENIFLFGFDSMPEEDLEGACIEFARALKEIIETFEM is encoded by the coding sequence ATGCTCTTGCTGGATAAAAACGGACCGTTTTTGTATGAACAACTATTTGAGGCTTTACGGCAGAGTATTATCCAAGGTGATCTCAAAACAAACGACGGTCTAAAGCCGATTCGGGTATTGTCGGAAGAACTGCACATCAGCATCAATACCGTGAGCAGGGCATATCAGCAGCTACTGGCGGAAGGATATATCCGGTCGGTTCAGGGAAGCGGCTATTATGTGGAGAACTTGTTAACTTTACCGGGATCGAGTGTGATAAATAGAAAGGGACTAAAAGAAGCAGTACGGGAGTCTATTGTTCCCCTGAAGTATGATTTCAATTATGAGAGCATCGAGTCAAGTATTTTTCCATGGACCAAGTGGAGAAAGTATATGCAGTACGCAATGTTGGAGGAATCCTCTTCCACGAAAATCGCCTATGAGTGCAACAAAGGAAATGTAGAATTACGAAAAAGTCTGTGCGATTATATCAATAACAGCCGGGGGGTAAAATGCAGTTGGGAGCAAATTATCATTTCCGCAGGCACACAATATGCCATGGATATTATTTCCGAAATATTGCAGGAGAATGTACATACGATTGGTGTGGAAGACCCCAGCTTTATTGGAATGCAAAGAATAGTTACGAATAAAGGATATTCCATCAAAGAGCTTTCCATGACCGATCAAGGGATCGATATTGATGACCTGGAAAACTCCATGTGTCAGTTGCTTTACTTAACGCCATCCCATCAATTTCCTACCGGAGTCACGACATCCTTGCCAAAACGTTTGCAGATTTTGGAATGGGCGCAAAAGAACCGGGCCTATATTATTGAAAATGATTATGACAATGAGTTTCTATATGGAGAAAAACCTCTTCCCTCAATTCAGTCTTTGAGCACTGGGGAGAATGTGATTTATTTGAGCACATTATCGAAGGTCCTCTCTCCGTCTCTTCGGTGTGCGTATTTTGTTCTTCCATACAAACTTATGGAAATATATGAAGATAAATACAAGTATTATTATTCGGCGCTTCCGACTTATAATCAGAAGGCACTGGCGTATTTTATCAGAGATGGGCATCTCGAAAGACATGTACGCAAGATGTCGCTGTCAAACAGAAGAAAGTACGGAATATTTAACAAAGTGATAAAAGAACATCTTGCAGATGTCGTTAAAATTTTCCCGGTGCCGGCAGGTTCTCATACCTTGATACAAATACCGAGATGCTCGAGTCAAGAAGGCCTGATCACGAAGATGAGATCTAAAGGCTTTGGAATTTATGGGACGAAAGACTATTGGCGGAACCAGGAAAAAGCACCGGAAAACATCTTCCTCTTTGGGTTTGATTCTATGCCGGAAGAAGATCTGGAAGGAGCTTGCATTGAATTTGCTCGTGCATTGAAGGAAATTATTGAAACATTTGAAATGTGA
- a CDS encoding SDR family oxidoreductase, whose amino-acid sequence MVKVPQPTFPAQHQEQQPGIESVMNPWPIAEDENYVGNNKLKGKVAIISGGDSGIGRAVSIAYAKEGADIVILYLNEHDDANETKARVERIGQRCLVIAGDIGDELFCKQAVDQTIKTLGKLDILVNNAGEQHPQNSLLDITGEQLERTFRTNVFGYFYLTKASLPHLKSGGVIINTASITAYEGHDQLIDYSASKGAVVSFNRSLSESLSKLGIRVNGVAPGPIWTPLIPASFQADYVATFGSTTPMLRAGQPKELAPAYVFLASADSSYMSGQMLHINGGTIINS is encoded by the coding sequence ATGGTGAAAGTACCTCAACCAACCTTTCCCGCTCAACACCAGGAGCAACAGCCCGGAATAGAATCCGTAATGAATCCCTGGCCTATTGCTGAAGACGAGAACTATGTGGGGAATAACAAGCTTAAAGGAAAAGTTGCGATTATCTCGGGAGGTGACAGCGGTATCGGACGAGCAGTATCCATTGCTTACGCAAAAGAAGGGGCGGATATCGTAATCCTATACTTGAATGAACATGATGATGCAAATGAGACAAAAGCACGTGTTGAACGAATAGGTCAACGCTGTTTGGTTATAGCAGGTGACATCGGTGATGAACTCTTCTGTAAGCAAGCGGTGGACCAAACTATAAAGACCCTCGGCAAACTTGATATCTTAGTCAACAATGCGGGAGAGCAGCATCCTCAGAACAGTTTGCTGGACATTACCGGTGAGCAATTGGAAAGGACCTTTCGTACTAATGTGTTTGGTTATTTTTATCTTACCAAAGCATCTCTGCCTCACTTAAAATCGGGGGGTGTAATTATTAATACGGCTTCTATTACAGCCTATGAAGGGCATGATCAACTTATTGATTACTCAGCCAGTAAGGGTGCAGTTGTTTCCTTCAACCGTTCTTTGTCGGAGTCACTCAGCAAATTAGGGATTAGAGTGAATGGTGTAGCTCCTGGACCAATCTGGACGCCGCTCATACCGGCTTCTTTTCAGGCTGACTACGTGGCAACCTTTGGCAGCACAACTCCGATGCTGAGAGCTGGGCAGCCCAAAGAGCTGGCACCGGCCTACGTTTTTCTGGCCTCTGCTGATTCCTCGTATATGTCAGGGCAAATGCTGCACATTAATGGCGGCACGATTATTAACAGTTGA
- a CDS encoding APC family permease: protein MSDSASVQEQHLSKVLGPMHIWALGVGIVLVGEFMGWNFTVAKGGSLGAIIACWIIGILYISLVMINTEIGSVIPEAGGQYAMAKYLLGPLAAFNIGLMLVFEYVMLEAADALVVGAILESINPEIQSLPFVILTLLLLTYLNYRGVYATLTLNFFITAIAFVTIFVLLFSTKFYIPSQTILHLSQLTNGLPYGWIGVLAALQFGIWFYLGIEGTALAAEECRSTARSLPMGTLIGMVTLLVGATVTWFVCSGLVEAGSLGESVYPLYEAALSTNMSGVIVVMFIGTILACMASANGCINDASRAWFSMSRDTLIPDAFSAVHPRYKTPYRAILFLLPISLAFGYTGLLDQVITFSILSALLVYLFMGYMMFKFRKMYPMGSIERGYVAPWHPIPAVILVILTLATLGGMYFGYWVNVLAGLLFYFLASLWFTLHRYKFVDTKAFLQAGANRWPRPHGY, encoded by the coding sequence TTGAGTGATTCAGCGAGTGTTCAGGAGCAGCATCTTTCTAAAGTACTTGGGCCAATGCATATTTGGGCATTGGGTGTTGGTATTGTCCTAGTCGGAGAATTTATGGGTTGGAATTTTACAGTTGCTAAAGGAGGTTCACTGGGGGCAATTATTGCCTGTTGGATCATCGGCATTCTCTATATATCCCTTGTTATGATTAATACAGAGATTGGTTCAGTTATTCCGGAAGCCGGCGGTCAATATGCCATGGCAAAATACTTGCTGGGGCCATTGGCAGCTTTTAATATCGGACTTATGTTAGTTTTTGAGTATGTCATGCTCGAGGCCGCAGATGCCCTGGTTGTTGGAGCTATTTTAGAGTCCATTAATCCGGAGATTCAGAGTTTGCCTTTTGTGATTTTGACGTTATTATTATTAACTTATCTCAACTACCGGGGAGTTTATGCGACCTTAACGCTAAACTTTTTTATTACTGCCATAGCTTTCGTAACGATTTTCGTTCTTTTGTTTTCAACGAAATTCTACATTCCCTCTCAAACAATCCTTCATTTGTCACAACTGACTAATGGATTGCCCTACGGCTGGATTGGGGTTCTGGCAGCTCTTCAATTTGGAATCTGGTTCTATCTTGGCATTGAAGGGACAGCACTGGCAGCTGAAGAATGCCGGTCAACAGCCCGGTCTCTGCCTATGGGAACCTTAATTGGCATGGTGACTTTGTTGGTTGGTGCTACTGTGACTTGGTTTGTTTGCTCCGGTCTTGTCGAAGCCGGGAGTTTAGGAGAGTCTGTTTATCCTCTTTATGAAGCAGCTTTATCCACGAACATGTCCGGGGTTATCGTTGTGATGTTTATCGGTACTATTTTAGCTTGTATGGCAAGTGCTAATGGGTGCATTAATGATGCCAGCAGGGCTTGGTTTTCAATGTCCAGAGATACCTTAATCCCTGATGCATTTTCGGCGGTTCACCCCAGGTATAAAACTCCCTATCGGGCTATTCTTTTCTTACTGCCTATTTCCCTGGCTTTTGGTTATACCGGATTACTGGATCAGGTCATTACCTTTTCAATTCTTTCAGCCTTACTCGTTTATCTATTCATGGGTTACATGATGTTTAAATTTAGAAAGATGTATCCCATGGGTTCCATTGAACGAGGATATGTTGCTCCTTGGCATCCAATTCCTGCTGTGATTCTAGTGATTTTGACCTTAGCAACCTTAGGCGGGATGTATTTTGGCTATTGGGTTAACGTTCTGGCAGGCTTACTATTTTATTTCCTGGCTTCTTTGTGGTTTACTCTGCATCGCTATAAATTTGTCGATACTAAGGCTTTTCTCCAAGCAGGTGCTAATCGCTGGCCAAGACCCCATGGGTACTAA
- the pylSc gene encoding pyrrolysine--tRNA(Pyl) ligase large subunit codes for MGITWTSIQKQRLQELNASEIQLEQSFESHKDRDRAFQEQEHLLVVKGKQKLQELKETTRRPSLSVLEQKLVEALTKEGFVQVVTPTIISKAALAKMSVSDEHPLFSQVFWLDSKRCLRPMLAPNLYTLWKDLERLWEKPIRIFEIGTCYRKESKGSVHLNEFTMLNLAELGVPEDQRHKRLEELASLVMDTAGISDYQLVMESSVVYGDELDVVKGIELGSSAMGPHPLDDNWGIFDPWVGIGFGLERLLMIREGSQNVQSMGRSLTYLNGVRLNI; via the coding sequence GTGGGTATTACATGGACATCGATCCAAAAACAACGTTTACAAGAACTAAATGCTAGTGAAATACAACTGGAGCAGAGTTTCGAGTCTCACAAAGATCGTGATCGCGCCTTTCAGGAGCAAGAGCATCTTTTGGTGGTTAAAGGAAAACAAAAGTTGCAGGAATTGAAGGAGACTACGAGACGTCCGTCTTTAAGCGTACTAGAACAAAAACTCGTTGAAGCTTTAACAAAAGAAGGATTTGTACAGGTGGTAACCCCAACCATAATCTCTAAAGCAGCCTTAGCAAAAATGTCGGTATCTGATGAACACCCGCTTTTTTCCCAAGTCTTCTGGCTGGATTCGAAGCGCTGTTTGCGTCCGATGTTGGCACCCAATCTATACACCTTGTGGAAAGATTTGGAGCGCTTGTGGGAAAAACCAATTCGTATCTTTGAAATTGGAACTTGTTACCGGAAGGAATCCAAAGGTTCCGTGCATCTAAATGAGTTTACCATGCTCAATCTGGCAGAATTAGGTGTACCGGAAGACCAACGCCATAAACGTTTGGAAGAGCTCGCTTCGTTGGTTATGGATACCGCAGGAATTTCTGATTACCAGCTGGTAATGGAATCCTCCGTTGTTTATGGTGATGAATTAGATGTTGTTAAAGGGATCGAGTTAGGTTCAAGTGCTATGGGGCCCCATCCCTTGGATGATAATTGGGGAATTTTTGATCCGTGGGTTGGAATAGGATTTGGCTTAGAACGTTTGCTAATGATTAGGGAAGGATCCCAAAATGTTCAAAGCATGGGCAGAAGCCTTACATATCTCAACGGGGTACGCTTAAATATATAG